One segment of Pseudomonas asgharzadehiana DNA contains the following:
- a CDS encoding ABC transporter substrate-binding protein: MKKLVLLGALALSVLSMQAFAEGKPLKIGIEAAYPPFASKAPDGSIVGFDYDIGNALCKQMDVKCTWVEQEFDGLIPALKVRKIDAILSSMSITDDRKKSVDFTNRYYLSPARLVMKDGTAVSDSLDELKGKKIGVQRGSIHDRFAHEVLAPKGADIKGYSTQNEIYLDVAAGRLDGTVADATLLQDGFLKTDAGKGYAFVGPSFTEAKYFGDGIGIAVRKGDKENLDRINAAIAAIRANGEYKKIQDKYFDFDIYGADAK, from the coding sequence ATGAAGAAACTCGTGCTGTTGGGCGCCCTGGCGCTGTCCGTGCTGTCCATGCAGGCTTTCGCTGAAGGCAAGCCTCTGAAAATTGGTATCGAAGCGGCCTACCCTCCGTTTGCCTCGAAGGCGCCGGATGGCAGCATCGTCGGTTTTGACTACGACATCGGCAACGCCCTGTGCAAGCAGATGGACGTCAAGTGCACCTGGGTCGAGCAGGAATTCGATGGCCTGATCCCAGCGCTCAAAGTGCGCAAGATCGACGCGATCCTGTCGTCCATGTCCATTACCGACGACCGCAAGAAGTCCGTGGACTTCACCAACCGCTACTACCTGAGCCCGGCGCGCCTGGTGATGAAGGACGGCACTGCGGTCAGCGACAGCCTGGATGAGTTGAAAGGCAAGAAGATCGGCGTACAGCGTGGCTCGATCCATGACCGTTTCGCCCATGAAGTCCTGGCGCCAAAAGGTGCGGACATCAAGGGTTACAGCACCCAGAACGAAATCTACCTGGACGTGGCTGCCGGTCGTCTCGACGGTACCGTGGCTGACGCTACCCTGCTGCAGGACGGTTTCCTGAAAACCGACGCCGGCAAAGGCTACGCGTTTGTAGGCCCGTCGTTCACCGAAGCCAAATACTTCGGCGACGGCATCGGCATCGCGGTACGCAAGGGCGACAAGGAAAACCTGGACCGCATCAACGCAGCCATCGCCGCGATCCGTGCCAACGGCGAATACAAGAAAATCCAGGACAAGTACTTCGACTTCGATATCTACGGCGCTGACGCCAAGTAA
- a CDS encoding ABC transporter permease — protein MLKGYGAVILDGAWLTLQLALSSMALAIVLGLIGVALRLSPVRWLAWLGDLYSTVIRGIPDLVLILLIFYGGQDLLNRVAPMLGYDDYIDLNPLAAGIGTLGFIFGAYLSETFRGAFMAIPKGQAEAGLAYGMSSFQVFFRVMVPQMIRLAIPGFTNNWLVLTKATALISVVGLQDMMFKAKQAADATREPFTFFLAVAAMYLVITSVSLLALRHLEKRYSVGVRAADL, from the coding sequence ATGTTGAAAGGCTACGGGGCCGTCATCCTCGATGGCGCATGGTTGACGCTTCAGCTCGCCTTGTCGTCCATGGCCTTGGCCATTGTTCTGGGTCTGATCGGGGTCGCGTTACGCCTGTCGCCGGTGCGCTGGCTGGCCTGGCTGGGTGACTTGTACTCCACGGTGATCCGCGGGATCCCCGACCTGGTGCTGATCCTGCTGATTTTCTACGGCGGTCAGGACCTGCTCAACCGCGTCGCGCCGATGCTCGGCTACGACGACTATATCGACCTGAACCCCTTGGCCGCCGGTATCGGCACCCTGGGTTTCATCTTTGGCGCCTACCTGTCGGAAACCTTCCGCGGTGCCTTCATGGCCATCCCCAAGGGGCAGGCCGAAGCCGGCCTTGCCTATGGCATGAGCAGCTTCCAGGTGTTTTTCCGGGTGATGGTGCCGCAGATGATTCGGCTGGCTATCCCTGGGTTCACCAATAACTGGCTGGTACTCACCAAGGCCACTGCGCTGATTTCGGTGGTGGGCCTGCAAGACATGATGTTCAAGGCCAAGCAGGCGGCAGATGCCACCCGCGAGCCTTTTACCTTCTTCCTCGCGGTGGCGGCGATGTACCTGGTGATCACCAGCGTGTCGTTGCTGGCCCTGCGTCATCTTGAGAAGCGCTACTCGGTAGGCGTAAGGGCGGCTGATCTATGA
- the acs gene encoding acetate--CoA ligase, which produces MSAASLYPVRPEVAANTLTDEATYKAMYQQSVVNPDGFWREQAKRLDWVKPFTAVKQTSFDDHHVDIKWFADGTLNVSYNCLDRHLAERGDQAAIIWEGDDPAESRTITYRELHEEVCKFANALRGQDVHRGDVVTIYMPMIPEAVVAMLACTRIGAIHSVVFGGFSPEALAGRIIDCKSKVVITADEGIRAGKKIPLKANVDDALTNPETSSIQKVIVCKRTNGAIKWNQHRDIWYEDLMKVAGTVCAPKEMGAEEALFILYTSGSTGKPKGVQHTTGGYLLYAALTHERVFDYRPGEIYWCTADVGWVTGHTYIVYGPLANGATTLLFEGVPNYPDITRVGKIVDKHKVNILYTAPTAIRAMMASGTAACEGVDGSSLRLLGSVGEPINPEAWDWYYKNVGQSRCPIVDTWWQTETGATLMSPLPGAHALKPGSAARPFFGVVPALVDNLGNIIEGAAEGNLVILDSWPGQARTLYGDHDRFVDTYFKTFRGMYFTGDGARRDEDGYWWITGRVDDVLNVSGHRMGTAEIESAMVAHPKVAEAAVVGVPHDIKGQGIYVYVTLKNGEEPNEALRLELKNWVRKEIGPIASPDVIQWAPGLPKTRSGKIMRRILRKIATAEYDGLGDISTLADPGVVAHLIETHKTMNVA; this is translated from the coding sequence ATGAGTGCGGCTTCCCTGTACCCCGTTCGCCCCGAAGTAGCAGCCAACACGCTGACCGATGAGGCGACCTACAAGGCCATGTACCAGCAGTCGGTGGTCAACCCCGATGGTTTCTGGCGTGAGCAAGCCAAGCGTCTTGACTGGGTCAAGCCTTTCACCGCGGTGAAGCAGACCTCTTTCGACGACCACCATGTCGACATCAAGTGGTTTGCCGACGGCACCCTGAACGTTTCCTACAACTGCCTGGACCGTCATCTCGCCGAGCGTGGCGATCAGGCGGCGATCATCTGGGAGGGTGATGACCCTGCCGAAAGCCGCACCATCACCTACCGCGAGCTGCACGAAGAAGTCTGCAAGTTCGCCAACGCCCTGCGTGGCCAGGACGTGCACCGCGGCGACGTGGTGACGATCTACATGCCGATGATCCCCGAAGCCGTGGTCGCCATGCTGGCCTGTACCCGCATCGGTGCGATCCACTCGGTGGTGTTCGGCGGTTTCTCGCCGGAGGCCCTGGCCGGCCGTATCATCGACTGTAAGTCGAAGGTGGTGATCACCGCCGACGAAGGCATCCGCGCAGGTAAGAAAATTCCGCTCAAGGCCAACGTCGATGACGCCCTGACCAACCCGGAAACCAGCAGCATTCAAAAGGTCATCGTGTGCAAGCGCACCAATGGCGCGATCAAGTGGAACCAGCATCGCGACATCTGGTACGAAGACCTGATGAAAGTGGCCGGCACCGTGTGTGCGCCTAAAGAAATGGGCGCCGAAGAAGCGCTGTTCATCCTCTATACCTCCGGTTCCACCGGCAAGCCTAAAGGCGTGCAGCACACCACCGGCGGCTACCTGTTATACGCAGCCCTGACCCACGAGCGCGTGTTCGACTACCGCCCGGGCGAAATCTACTGGTGCACCGCCGACGTTGGCTGGGTCACCGGCCACACCTATATCGTCTATGGCCCGCTGGCCAATGGCGCGACCACGCTGCTGTTCGAAGGCGTGCCGAACTACCCGGACATCACCCGGGTGGGCAAGATCGTCGACAAGCACAAGGTCAACATCCTCTACACCGCGCCGACTGCGATCCGCGCGATGATGGCCTCGGGCACCGCCGCTTGCGAAGGCGTGGATGGCAGCAGCCTGCGCTTGCTGGGTTCGGTGGGTGAGCCGATCAACCCCGAGGCGTGGGACTGGTACTACAAGAACGTCGGCCAATCCCGTTGCCCGATCGTCGATACCTGGTGGCAGACCGAAACCGGCGCCACCCTGATGAGCCCGCTGCCGGGCGCTCATGCGCTCAAGCCGGGTTCGGCCGCACGGCCGTTCTTTGGCGTGGTGCCGGCGTTGGTGGACAACCTGGGCAACATCATCGAAGGCGCCGCCGAAGGCAACCTGGTGATCCTCGATTCGTGGCCAGGCCAGGCGCGTACGCTGTACGGCGATCATGACCGTTTTGTGGACACTTACTTCAAGACCTTCCGCGGCATGTACTTCACCGGCGACGGTGCGCGTCGTGACGAAGACGGCTACTGGTGGATCACCGGGCGTGTGGACGACGTGCTTAACGTGTCCGGCCACCGCATGGGCACCGCCGAGATCGAAAGCGCGATGGTCGCCCACCCTAAAGTCGCCGAAGCGGCGGTGGTGGGTGTGCCGCACGACATCAAGGGGCAGGGCATTTATGTGTACGTCACCCTTAAAAATGGCGAAGAGCCGAACGAAGCGCTGCGCCTGGAGTTGAAAAACTGGGTGCGCAAGGAGATCGGGCCGATCGCTTCGCCGGATGTGATCCAGTGGGCGCCGGGCTTGCCGAAGACCCGTTCGGGCAAAATCATGCGCCGCATCCTGCGCAAGATTGCCACGGCTGAGTACGACGGGCTGGGTGATATCTCCACCCTGGCCGACCCAGGTGTGGTGGCGCATTTGATCGAAACCCACAAGACCATGAACGTCGCGTAA
- a CDS encoding ABC transporter permease produces MIFDYNVIWESMPLYLGGLLTTLKLLAISLFFGLLAALPLGLMRVSKQPIVNGAAWLYTYIIRGTPMLVQLFLIYYGLAQFQAVRESFLWPLLSSATFCACLAFAINTSAYTAEIIAGSLKATPNGEIEAAKAMGMSRYKLYRRILLPSALRRALPQYSNEVIMMLQTTSLASIVTLIDITGAARTVNAQFYLPFEAYITAGVFYLCLTFILVRLFKLAERRWLSYLAPRKH; encoded by the coding sequence ATGATCTTCGACTACAACGTCATCTGGGAATCCATGCCGCTGTACCTTGGCGGTTTGCTGACCACCCTGAAACTGCTCGCCATTTCGCTGTTTTTCGGCCTGCTCGCCGCCTTGCCGCTGGGCTTGATGCGCGTGTCCAAGCAGCCGATCGTCAACGGCGCGGCGTGGCTCTACACCTACATCATCCGCGGCACGCCGATGCTGGTGCAGCTGTTTTTGATCTACTACGGGCTGGCGCAGTTCCAAGCGGTACGCGAGAGCTTCCTGTGGCCGCTGCTGTCCAGCGCCACCTTCTGCGCGTGCCTGGCCTTTGCGATCAACACCAGCGCCTACACCGCAGAAATCATCGCCGGCAGCCTCAAGGCCACGCCCAATGGCGAGATCGAGGCAGCCAAGGCCATGGGCATGTCGCGCTATAAGCTGTACCGCCGCATCCTGCTGCCGTCGGCCTTGCGCCGCGCGCTGCCGCAGTACAGCAACGAAGTGATCATGATGCTGCAGACCACCAGCCTGGCGTCCATCGTCACCCTGATCGACATCACCGGTGCCGCGCGCACGGTGAATGCGCAGTTTTACCTGCCGTTCGAGGCCTACATCACCGCCGGCGTGTTCTACCTGTGCCTCACCTTCATCCTGGTACGCCTGTTCAAGTTGGCCGAGCGCCGCTGGCTGAGCTACCTGGCGCCACGGAAGCATTGA
- a CDS encoding succinylglutamate desuccinylase/aspartoacylase family protein, whose amino-acid sequence MERIDHLLPWGHLGCERQLSVFRFGSGERKAYIQASLHADELPGMRAAWELKKRLGELERQGALNGVIELVPVANPMGLGQLLQGSHQGRFEVGSGKNFNRDFVELSEPVAALLQGRLGDDAHANVGMIRQAMSAALSALPAPSSQLQGMQRILLSHACTADVVLDLHCDAEAALHMYALPQHWPQWRSLSAHLNVKVGLLAEDSGGSSFDEACSLPWLRLSRMFPEAQIPLACLATTLELGGQADTGRDEAIFHAEGILAFLAEQGLIKGQWPEPQFEPCEGMPFEGTQLLFAPHAGVISYLRKAGDWVEKGDAIFEVIDPLEDRVSVICAGTSGVLFAVERLRYAQAGFWLAKVAGRDALRHGRLLND is encoded by the coding sequence ATGGAACGTATCGATCACCTATTGCCCTGGGGGCATCTGGGCTGCGAACGCCAACTGAGCGTATTCCGCTTTGGCAGTGGCGAGCGCAAGGCCTATATCCAGGCCAGCCTGCACGCCGATGAACTGCCCGGCATGCGCGCCGCCTGGGAACTGAAAAAACGCCTCGGCGAACTGGAACGTCAAGGCGCCCTCAACGGGGTAATCGAGTTGGTACCGGTGGCCAACCCGATGGGCCTGGGCCAGTTGCTGCAAGGCAGCCACCAAGGGCGTTTCGAGGTAGGCAGCGGCAAGAATTTCAACCGTGATTTCGTCGAATTGAGCGAACCGGTCGCGGCGTTGCTGCAAGGCCGGCTGGGCGATGATGCCCACGCCAACGTGGGCATGATTCGTCAGGCCATGAGCGCCGCGCTCAGCGCGTTGCCGGCCCCGAGCAGCCAGTTGCAAGGCATGCAGCGTATCTTGCTGAGCCACGCCTGCACCGCCGATGTGGTGCTCGACTTGCACTGCGACGCCGAGGCCGCGCTGCATATGTACGCGTTGCCCCAGCATTGGCCGCAGTGGCGTTCGCTGTCGGCGCATTTGAACGTGAAGGTCGGCCTGCTGGCGGAAGATTCCGGCGGCAGCTCGTTCGATGAAGCGTGCTCGTTGCCGTGGTTGCGTCTGTCGCGGATGTTCCCTGAGGCGCAGATCCCGCTGGCGTGCCTGGCGACGACCCTGGAATTGGGTGGCCAGGCCGATACCGGCCGGGATGAAGCGATCTTCCACGCCGAAGGCATCCTCGCATTCCTCGCCGAGCAGGGCCTGATCAAAGGTCAATGGCCGGAGCCGCAGTTCGAGCCTTGCGAAGGCATGCCTTTCGAAGGTACGCAATTGCTGTTCGCCCCCCACGCCGGGGTCATCAGTTACCTGCGTAAGGCCGGTGACTGGGTTGAGAAGGGCGATGCGATTTTTGAAGTGATTGACCCCCTGGAAGACCGCGTGAGCGTCATCTGCGCGGGCACCTCGGGGGTGTTGTTTGCCGTTGAACGGCTACGTTATGCCCAAGCGGGTTTCTGGCTGGCCAAGGTGGCGGGGCGCGATGCGCTGCGGCACGGGCGCTTGCT